The proteins below are encoded in one region of Gambusia affinis linkage group LG07, SWU_Gaff_1.0, whole genome shotgun sequence:
- the LOC122833807 gene encoding uncharacterized protein LOC122833807 has protein sequence MELKPPESLKLTGNVDEHWRAFKQRFQLYVAAMGLETKPDSRKVAMLLTIAGAQALDVYNTFVFDEPEDKEKLDVVLSKFDAHCSPKKNECYERYVFRSRMQTQHEPFDNFLTDLKVKAQSCNFGLLKDSMIRDQIVFGVRDGKLRERLLREVELTLETAVKMCRASELSLQQVRTFSELSTGTTSQFSDGAAAVGVVSSQRNRNAQRRKLPEEAIINCKRCGSRHKVRQCPAYVETDHRPLVAIIKKHLNEMSPRIQRLMMKMQRYDFTLIYTPGKHLILADALSRAPTDISVSSTEEEIQCHVNLVSTVLPVSDGKLQQIVEATAKDTELQLVIQNMDEGWSIGSCSQFFNVKSDLSIVNGLLLKNNRIVIPQVLRQDILQRIHEGHLGIEKCKRRARESVFLAWTK, from the exons ATGGAGCTGAAACCGCCGGAGAGCTTGAAGCTGACGGGAAACGTGGATGAGCATTGGCGTGCCTTCAAACAACGCTTTCAACTATATGTCGCCGCAATGGGTTTGGAGACAAAGCCGGACTCAAGAAAGGTAGCGATGTTGCTGACCATTGCGGGAGCGCAGGCTTTGGATGTCTACAACACTTTTGTGTTTGATGAAccagaagacaaagaaaagttgGATGTTGTGCTAAGTAAATTTGATGCTCACTGTTCACCTAAGAAGAATGAATGCTATGAGAGATACGTGTTTCGTTCCCGAATGCAGACTCAGCATGAACCCTTCGATAACTTTCTGACAGATCTGAAAGTAAAAGCTCAGTCATGCAATTTTGGCTTGCTGAAGGACTCGATGATCAGAGATCAGATCGTCTTTGGTGTGCGTGATGGGAAGCTCAGAGAGAGACTGCTGAGAGAAGTCGAATTGACCCTGGAAACGGCTGTAAAGATGTGTCGGGCGAGCGAACTGTCTCTGCAGCAAGTGAGGACATTTTCTGAACTTTCAACGGGAACTACTTCACAGTTCAGTGACGGAGCAGCGGCAGTCGGAGTTGTGTCCAGCCAGAGAAACCGCAATGCACAGAGGAGGAAACTGCCGGAGGAAGCCATTATCAACTGTAAGCGCTGTGGGTCACGGCATAAAGTGAGACAATGTCCTGCTTATG TTGAAACAGATCACCGACCCTTGGTTGCCATCATAAAGAAACATCTGAATGAGATGTCACCAAGGATTCAGAGACTTATGATGAAGATGCAGAGGTATGACTTTACATTAATCTACACTCCAGGGAAACATCTGATTCTTGCTGATGCTCTGTCTAGAGCTCCTACAGACATTAGTGTGAGTtcaactgaagaggagattcaATGTCATGTGAATTTGGTGTCCACTGTGTTGCCTGTGTCAGATGGAAAGCTACAGCAAATAGTTGAGGCAACAGCTAAAGACACAGAGCTGCAGTTAGTCATACAGAATATGGATGAAGGATGGTCAATAGGCTCATGTTCACAGTTTTTCAATGTTAAATCTGACTTAAGTATTGTGAATGGACTGttattgaaaaacaacagaattgtGATTCCACAAGTGTTACGACAGGACATTCTACAGCGGATTCATGAGGGTCACCTAGgcattgaaaaatgtaaaagaagagCTAGGGAATCAGTTTTTTTGGCCTGGACTAAATAA